The following are from one region of the Littorina saxatilis isolate snail1 linkage group LG2, US_GU_Lsax_2.0, whole genome shotgun sequence genome:
- the LOC138960162 gene encoding N-alpha-acetyltransferase 60-like, with protein sequence MTQVQAYRVQQEVQLRFLSPADVSEVKKLCSEWFPIEYPDSWYDDITSSSRFYSLAATHKSRIIGLIVAELKPKSKLNKEDGDILATYYPPSMQVAYILSLGVVGDFRRNGIASLLLDSLLSYLTSKESVGCKAIYLHVLATNTVAIRFYERRNFRPHSFLPFYYSIQGKPRDGYSYVLYVNGGQPPWSLIDYISHCGSMIYKLQPCGLPRHLYRAVRNVIQRFLSRPPVQVTHNS encoded by the exons ATGACGCAGGTGCAAGCCTATCGCGTGCAGCAAGAGGTCCAGCTCAGATTCCTTTCCCCGGCAGACGTCAGTGAAGTGAAGAAGCTGTGCAGCGAATGGTTTCCCATTGA GTATCCTGACTcttggtatgatgacatcacctCCAGCTCCCGTTTCTACTCTCTGGCGGCCACCCACAAGTCTCGCATCATCGGTCTTATTGTGGCCGAACTCAAACCAAAGTCCAAGTTGAACAAAGAA GATGGAGACATCCTTGCCACCTACTACCCTCCAAGTATGCAGGTGGCCTACATCCTGAGCCTTGGAGTGGTGGGCGACTTCAGGCGGAATGGAATAG caTCACTCTTACTGGACAGCCTGTTATCCTACCTCACATCTAAAGAAAGTGTTGGCTGCAAAGCGATATACTTGCATGTCTTAGCCACCAACACCGTTGCCATCCGCTTCTACGAACGTCGCAATTTCCGGCCGCACAGCTTTCTGCCTTTCTACTATTCCATTCAGGGCAAGCCAAGGGACGGTTACTCCTACGTCCTGTATGTCAACGGGGGCCAGCCGCCATGGTCTCTGAT AGACTACATCTCACATTGTGGAAGCATGATCTACAAGCTGCAGCCATGCGGACTTCCTCGCCACTTGTACCGTGCAGTGCGCAACGTGATTCAGCGGTTCCTCTCTCGCCCACCTGTTCAAGTCACACACAACAGCTGA